A window from Plasmodium chabaudi chabaudi strain AS genome assembly, chromosome: 11 encodes these proteins:
- a CDS encoding cation transporting P-ATPase, putative translates to MVNFCRSDKLLIEYSELRCICFFYVFLLLCFFIWVLHKRWVRNNIEQKHKLKNYEAIFKSENIEFFNYIYENNDPNEVVVKQEGYKNCYIGFLLKKISIFLYICTHIIIIILISNEYCIKINNEILWNGRAFEFFVFFLLSFTITYGILIIRKHIQGLFLKPALLKDSDYIIVYTLNEEYTNFYTSQYSKKFTKYFKKCTSYINYWIYIFSKKKNILIKKWNLQKYAISYLQFFCDCLDFIQAYISLPTFLDQIIQNTKIYIKQSEESYTNKNTHSFHDTKKKHHNFYENSLFNEDNVEPLPNSEPRNSINNIGSSQNILDQIKRKKKQNDDSKSMCGNFSNISDYEDDDTPKTKYKLHKVQVKTNEKNVKYFFFRSMKYLYNEEKDAFINISHSIEERVHNFNFNYILKKGGLNNNEIINNINQYGYNNIHLEVTSFFTNLKRELLDGIYMFQLFLTYKNLFWKEMITSMIWIFISILTVIKKVLKNQKNKKEIYDNIQANSNINVTVYRNSLEQEISSNNLTIGDIIIIKSDMTVPCDCLLLTGQILVDESLLTGESRPMKKIAIPTEHRGSNSKNEKEQNIDTSFSLNKQNKFNPNHMLYAGTNIISILNSPENIYAIVINVSIYTYKGKYMQNVLFPNPLLFKYDSQLPIVFMFTIVFSLFCFYFQIRYLGLNMTSVFYSIGTLSQILPVWTPVVLNIGLNISTNRLKKENHIRCIAPSRIPICGKIRVFFFDKTGTITNHNLEFSGIHFCNNIISPQKNLVSKFFEKKNIEPITNNDITAPTPTSSHPNANPLTLTDLATNEQQNSQTKSLTNNVTNTNPSNSKQQNEKDDPQKGIDKGSAKNGDNSKSGNSYYCSVYNEAGEEDNNSPAFDQINSNKNTIGKNIDQNNKIENTDKASSSEKDDFKSPNFSICEKNSRSGSGDLFQSYDEVEYQQNSENAPILDDKINHQSNNFDELRKNVENDETSNDNSNMANNVSYFTNKQNVIDEDNVQNKIGSSSLDDNYHRKSWGGDNNNISIMNKHFIDSNSSINSVTSLLYNSKLVWANKITLENMPENYNLVVYALAGCSCIYADNNIIYGNEIDKKLYEATDMIIHNYINADNINVKRISLKLDSIYKSFDIIKTFEFDYYTKVSTTLTYGYFDFPEKVHIVFSKGSFDKIYQRCIKTDELYFYKQKEQEYSKNGFYVIALAFKIIYDLPKNKSKNNFLNLTREEMETDMNFLSLIMFNNHIKVDAHYVIQTLKGSCIRPVILTGDNAYNCLYVGNKIGLFNNINTYESFYSLNVNSNDNIDYSNPKKNPNFSNQNRFNSSDIKFMSFENLFKYNSKSNHFNSSENYSQINKQYLQNYGYEEDAQETEPLNGSKKKRDQSQNLKESHNINQLGNNNVGIMTKNQHNSKYNTLNNVNQYDSSIHDTNASKIEEEYLLDSYKNMNPINGKMHNYQIEEDNYEENIIIYGYLLNGELIFVNMQNDKKINNAIVLYKDIYKEIILTGEAYNYIRDNIFKIQKFEDEMNSNLINSNNAFKHNSKKIKQDPSIEEYKNFLLKVRIFSRLTPNNKMEIIKDFIKFDYISGMCGDGSNDCGALKTSHAGLALSNSDTSVVAPFSAKNENLKSVIDILREGRACLVTSINCYKYMLLYGFMISIIKIILFMRAHAIMSEYGYLFFDNVILLLLAKSMTLSKPEYKLKTQTPTSSIIGAQTILSLLCTLMINFFFLYYIMFKFFFVCNLPSSYYINTSAPKSAWWLMSDNYESFLACIWFCFQIVNSAFILTLGGKYRKHIFTNYTFMTYYGLINLFLFYLTVGGPNKLTCLFRMNCNDEVSKQTKFKILELFSYSAGGLSFYGPNGNNILSTEIKIKFLFLNFLNIIINILISKYVLCERFYNIVRKFFKIQNRRVPT, encoded by the exons ATGGTTAACTTTTGCAGGTCAGATAAATTACTTATAGAATATAGCGAGCTTAGatgtatatgttttttttatgtttttttgttattatgtttttttatttgggtTCTACATAAAAGATGGGTTCGGAATAATATAGAGCAAAAacacaaattaaaaaattatgaagcaatttttaaaagcgAAAATAtcgaattttttaattacatCTATGAGAATAACGATCCCAATGAAGTTGTAGTAAAACAAGaaggatataaaaattgttacattggatttttattaaaaaaaatttcaatatttttatatatatgtacacatataattataattattttaatatcgAACGAGTATTgtatcaaaataaataatgaaatattatggAATGGTAGAGCTTTTGAattctttgttttttttttattaagctTCACTATAACATATggtatattaataattagaAAACATATACAaggtttatttttaaagccAGCATTATTAAAGGATAGcgattatattattgtttatacTCTAAATGAAGAATATACGAACTTTTACACCTCCCAATATtccaaaaaatttacaaaatattttaaaaaatgtacatCATACATCAATTATTggatatacatattttcaaaaaaaaaaaatatacttattaaaaaatggaaccttcaaaaatatgctatctcatatttacaatttttttgtgactGCTTAGATTTTATTCAAGCTTACATTTCTTTGCCAACTTTTTTAGatcaaataattcaaaacactaaaatatatattaaacaatCGGAAGAGTcttatacaaataaaaatacacacTCCTTTCatgatacaaaaaaaaagcatcacaatttttatgaaaactCATTATTTAACGAAGATAATGTAGAACCACTACCAAATTCAGAACCAAGAAATAGTATCAATAACATTGGATCATCACAAAATATACTCGACCAAATCAaacgtaaaaaaaaacaaaatgatgatagCAAATCGATGTGTGGAAATTTCTCAAATATTTCAGATTATGAGGATGATGATACTCCAAAAACGAAATATAAACTACATAAAGTACAAgttaaaacaaatgaaaaaaatgtaaaatattttttctttcgaagtatgaaatatttatataatgaagaGAAAGatgcatttattaatatatctcATAGTATTGAAGAAAGAGTacacaattttaattttaattatattttaaaaaaaggtgGACTAAacaataatgaaattataaataatataaatcaatatggatataataatatacatttagAAGTAACTTCATTTTTCACAAATCTAAAAAGAGAATTGCTAGATGGAATCTATATGTTTCAACTTTTTCttacttataaaaatttattttggaAAGAAATGATTACTTCAATGATTTggatatttatatctatcTTAActgtaattaaaaaagttttaaagaatcaaaaaaataaaaaagaaatttatGATAACATTCAAGCCAATAGTAATATTAATGTGACTGTATATAGAAACTCGTTAGAACAAGAAATATCATCTAATAATTTAACAATTGGtgatatcattattattaaatcgGATATGACAGTTCCTTGTGATTGTCTATTACTTACTGGTCAAATTTTAGTCGATGAAAGTTTATTAACAGGTGAATCAAGGcctatgaaaaaaattgctATACCTACAGAACATCGAGGAAGTAATtccaaaaatgaaaaagaacaAAACATTGAtacatcattttcattaaataagcaaaacaaatttaatcCTAACCATATGCTATATGCTGgtacaaatataatatcaatattaaattcaccagaaaatatatatgcaattgtaataaatgtcagtatatatacttataaagggaaatatatgcaaaatgttttatttccaaatcctttactttttaaatatgattCACAATTACCAATAGTCTTTATGTTTACGATTGTGTTTAGCTTATTTTGTTTCTATTTCCAAATTAGATACTTAGGTTTAAATATGACATCTGTTTTTTATTCCATCGGTACTTTATCACAAATATTACCCGTATGGACACCTGTCGTATTAAACATCGGATTAAATATATCGACAAATCgtttaaaaaaggaaaatcaTATTCGTTGTATTGCACCCTCGAGGATACCAATCTGTGGAAAAATCAGAGTCTtcttttttgataaaacaGGAACTATTACTAATCATAATTTAGAATTTTCAGGAATacatttttgtaataatattatatcacCTCAAAAAAATCTAGtatctaaattttttgaaaaaaaaaatatagaaccCATAACGAACAATGATATTACTGCTCCTACCCCCACATCTTCTCACCCCAATGCAAATCCACTAACCCTAACCGACCTAGCCACAAACGAACAACAAAACAGTCAAACCAAATCACTAACAAATAATGTAACAAATACAAACCCAAGTAATAGTAAACAACAGAATGAAAAAGACGATCCACAAAAAGGAATCGATAAAGGTAGTGCCAAAAACGGAGATAATAGTAAATCAGgaaattcatattattgtaGTGTTTATAATGAAGCAGGAGAAGAAGATAACAATTCTCCAGCATTTGatcaaataaattcaaataaaaatacaattggaaaaaatatcgatcaaaataataaaatagaaaatacaGATAAAGCATCAAGTTCAGAAAAAGATGACTTTAAATCACCAAATTTTTCGATTTGTGAAAAGAATAGTAGATCTGGTAGTGGCGATTTATTTCAAAGTTATGATGAAGTAGAATATCAACAAAATTCAGAAAATGCTCCTATTTtagatgataaaataaatcatcaatctaataattttgatgaaCTTCGAAAGAATgtagaaaatgatgaaacaTCCAAtgataatagtaatatgGCAAATAATGTAAGTTACTTtacaaataaacaaaatgtaATAGATGAAGACAAtgtacaaaataaaataggtAGCTCAAGTCTTGATGATAATTATCATAGAAAATCATGGGGAGGagataacaataatatatcaatcatgaataaacattttatagATTCCAATTCGTCAATAAATTCTGTAACGTCACTTCTTTATAATAGTAAATTAGTATGggcaaataaaataacccTTGAAAATATGcctgaaaattataatctAGTTGTATATGCATTAGCAGGCTGTTCATGTATTTATgcagataataatataatatatggaaatgaaattgacaaaaaattatatgaagcAACAGATATGattatacataattatattaatgctgataatattaatgtaaaaaggatttctttaaaattagattctatttataaatcatttgatattataaaaacatttgaATTCGATTATTACACAAAAGTATCAACAACTTTAACTTATggttattttgattttccAGAAAAAGTCCATATCGTATTTTCAAAAGGTTCATTcgataaaatatatcaaagaTGTATCAAAACAGAtgaactttatttttataaacaaaaagaaCAAGAGTATAGTAAAAATGGATTCTATGTTATTGCTTTagcatttaaaattatatatgatctaccaaaaaataaaagtaaaaataattttttaaacttaACAAGAGAAGAAATGGAAACAGATATGAATTTTCTTTCTCTAATAATGTTTAATAATCATATCAAAGTAGATGCACATTATGTAATACAAACTTTAAAAGGTTCTTGTATTCGTCCTGTTATTTTAACTGGTgataatgcatataattgtttatatgttggaaataaaataggattatttaataatataaatacttaTGAATCTTTTTATTCTCTCAATGTCAAttcaaatgataatatagattattcaaatccaaaaaaaaatccaaatttttcaaatcaAAATCGTTTTAATTCTAGTGATATCAAATTTATGTCCTTTGAAAatctttttaaatacaattCTAAATCGAACCATTTTAATAGTTCAGAAAATTATtctcaaataaataaacagtACCTTCAAAATTATGGTTATGAAGAGGATGCTCAAGAAACAGAACCCCTAAATGGgtccaaaaaaaaacgggATCAATCACAAAACCTAAAAGAAAGTCACAACATTAATCAGCTTGGCAATAATAATGTTGGCATCATGACGAAAAACCAACACAACTCAAAATATAACACCCTTAACAATGTTAATCAATATGATAGTAGCATTCATGATACTAATGCATCTAAAATAGAAGAAGAATACCTTTTagattcatataaaaatatgaatcctataaatggaaaaatgcataattaTCAAATAGAAGAAGATAattatgaagaaaatattataatatatggcTATCTACTAAATGGTgaattaatatttgttaatatgcaaaacgataaaaaaattaataatgcaattgttttatataaagatatatataaagaaataatattaacagGTGAAGCATATAACTATATAAGggataacatttttaaaatccaAAAATTTGAAGATGAAATGAAttcaaatttaattaatagtAACAATGCATTTAAacataattcaaaaaaaataaaacaagaTCCTTCGAtagaagaatataaaaatttccTTTTAAAAGTTCGAATATTTTCAAGACTTAcaccaaataataaaatggaaataattaaagactttattaaatttgatTATATATCGGGTATGTGTGGTGATGGTAGTAACGATTGTGGTGCCTTAAAGACATCTCATGCTGGTTTGGCTTTATCAAATTCTGATACATCTGTAGTAGCACCATTTAGTGCAaagaatgaaaatttaaaaagtgttatagatatattaaGAGAAGGTAGAGCATGTTTAGTTACATCTATTAattgttataaatatatgctaCTATATGGATTCATGATatcaattataaaaattattctttttatgCGTGCTCATGCAATTATGTCAGAATATGGCTATCTATTTTTCGATaatgttatattattattactagcTAAATCTATGACATTATCTAAACctgaatataaattaaaaacacaGACACCTACTTCAAGTATTATTGGGGCCCAAACTATACTATCTTTATTATGTACTCTCatgattaattttttctttttatattatattatgtttaaatttttttttgtatgtaATTTGCCATCCTCTTATTACATTAATACTTCAGCCCCTAAGTCTGCTTGGTGGCTTATGAGCGATAATTATGAAAGCTTTCTCGCCTGCATTTGGTTTTGCTTTCAAATTGTTAACAGCGCCTTTATATTGACACTTGGTGGGAAATACAGGAAGCACATCTTCACTAACTATACATTTATGAC GTACTACGGCTTAATAAAcctatttttgttttacttAACTGTTGGAGGACCAAACAAACTGACATGCCTTTTCCGTATGAACTGTAATGATGAAGTTTCAAAACAAACCAAGTTCAAAATTTtggaattattttcatactCAGCTGGAGgtttatcattttatgGTCCCAATGGGAATAACATCCTAAGTActgaaattaaaataaaattcctttttttaaacttttta
- a CDS encoding myosin B, putative, whose amino-acid sequence MKNANELTDYLRVNSEFLDKNQTGFEGGNFCIWTHKSPNASLYPDVVFFKCLVLSVDGENYRVKEIIPETNSEYVVKKGDLFNCNSIINVDNHRLNDMIHHNSAEVLNMLALRYEKNYIYTIAEPMLISINPYQLIDVDINEYKNKNTNELPPHVYSYAKDAMTDFINTKTNQSIIISGESGSGKTEASKLVIKYYLSGVKKDNEISNTLWDSNFILEAFGNAKTLKNNNSSRYGKYIKIELDGYQNIVSSSIEIFLLENIRVVSQEEEERGYHIFYQIFNGMSQELKNKYKIRSEDEYKYIVNKNVVIPEIDDAKDFNDLMISFDKMNMHDMKDDLFLTLSGLLLLGNVEYQEIEKGGKTNCSELDENNLGLVNEISNLLGINYDNLKDCLVFTEKTIANQKIEIPLSVDESVSICKSISKDLYNKIFSYLTKRINNFLNNNKELNSYIGILDIFGFEIFSKNSLEQLLINIANEEIHSIYLYIVYEKETELYKAEDILVESVKYTTNESIIDLLRGKTSIISILEDSCLGPVKNDENIVGMYTSKFSKHEKYATAKRDMNKNFVIKHTVSDVTYTITNFISKNKDILPSNIVRLLKGSENSLVRSLYEDVEVSESLGRKNLITFKYLKNLNNIISYLKSTNIYFIKCIKPNENKEKNNFNQKKVFPQLFALSIIETLNISFFFQYKYTFDVFLSYFEYLDYSTSKDSSLTDKEKVSRMLQNTVDPDLYKVGKTMIFLKKECVSRIREIISDNLNCYKNLCTIATAIITRIKKKEVVDLNIRNLQLAQAYFRKYKHMKELE is encoded by the exons atgaagaacGCAAACGAGCTAACGGATTATTTACGAGTGAATAGTGAATTTCttgataaaaatcaaaCGGGATTTGAAGGGGgaaatttttgtatatggACACATAAAAGCCCTAATGCTAGTCTTTATCCTgatgttgttttttttaaatgtttaGTTCTTAGTGTGGATGGAGAAAATTATAGagtaaaagaaataattccTGAGACGAATAGTGAATATGTAGTTAAGAAGGGggatttatttaattgcAATTCTATAATAAATGTAGATAACCATAGATTAAATGATATGATTCATCATAACTCTGCAGaagttttaaatatgttagCTTTaagatatgaaaaaaattatatatatacaatagcAGAGCCAATGTTAATATCAATAAACCCTTACCAACTCATTGATGTAGAcattaatgaatataaaaataaaaatacaaatgaGCTTCCACCACATGTTTATAGTTATGCAAAAGATGCTATGActgattttataaatacaaagaCTAACCAGTCTATTATAATAAGTGGTGAGAGTGGGTCTGGGAAAACCGAAGCTTCGAAActtgtaataaaatattatttatcagGCGTTAAAAAGGATAACGAGATTTCTAACACGTTGTGGGATTCGAATTTTATACTAGAG GCATTTGGCAATGCAAAGACGttgaaaaataacaattcGAGTAGATACGGaaagtatattaaaattgaattAGATGGATATCAAAACATAGTTTCTTCAAgtattgaaatatttttattggaaaatataagaGTAGTATCACAG GAAGAAGAAGAACGAGGGtaccatattttttatcaaatatttaACGGAATGAGCCAagaattgaaaaataaatataaaataagatCAGAAGatgaatacaaatatattgttaataaaaatgttgttATACCAg AAATTGATGATGCTAAGGATTTTAACGATCTAATGATTTCCTTTGATAAGATGAACATGCATGATATGAAAGACGATCTTTTTTTGACCTTATCTG GGTTGCTACTCCTTGGAAATGTGGAATATCAGGAGATTGAAAAGGGAGGTAAAACAAATTGTAGTGAACTTGATGAGAACAATTTAGGATTGGTTAATGAGATAAGTAATTTGCTGGGAATAAATTATGACAACTTAAAAGACTGTTTAGTATTTACTGAAAAGACAATAGCAAATCAAAAAATCGAAATTCCATTATCAGTAGATGAATCAGTGTCTATATGTAAATCAATATCAAaagatttatataataaaatattttcatatttaacaaaaagaataaataattttttaaataataataaggaATTAAATAGTTATATAGGAATATTAGATATATTTggttttgaaatattttcaaaaaattcattagaacaattattaattaatatagcaaatgaagaaatacatagtatatatttatatatagtttatgaaaaagaaacagAGTTATATAAGGCAGAAGATATTTTGGTTGAATCGGTAAAGTATACAACGAATGAAAGTATTATTGACTTATTACGAGGAAAGACATCTATCATTTCTATTTTGGAGGATTCGTGTTTGGGCCCAGTTAAAAACGATGAG AATATTGTAGGCATGTACACAAGTAAATTTTCAAAGCATGAGAAATATGCTACTGCAAAAAGGGACATGAACAAAAACTTTGTGATTAAGCATACTGTGAGCGATGTGACCTATACGattacaaattttatttcaaagaATAAGGACATTTTGCCATCAAACATTGTGCGTCTTTTAAAG GGATCGGAGAACAGCTTAGTGAGAAGTCTGTACGAAGATGTGGAGGTTTCCGAATCACTGGGACGTAAAAATTTGAtaacatttaaatatttgaaaaatttgaataatataatttcatatttaaaaagtacaaatatatattttataaaatgtataaaaccGAACGAAAAtaaggaaaaaaacaattttaatcaGAAGAAGGTTTTCCCTCAGCTTTTTGCTTTATCGATTATTGAAACGTTAAAtataagttttttttttcaatacaaatatacgtttgatgtatttttaagttattttgaatatttagaTTATTCTACTTCCAAAGATTCGAGCTTAACAGATAAGGAAAAGGTTTCTAGGATGCTTCAGAACACCGTTGACCCCGACTTGTACAAG GTTGGAAAAACtatgatatttttgaaaaaagagTGTGTAAGTAGGATTAGAGAAATAATTAGCGacaatttaaattgttataaaaatttatgtacTATAGCTACTGCAATAATTActagaataaaaaagaaggaAGTTGTGGATTTGAACATAAGAAATTTACAGCTAGCTCAGGCTTATTTTCGAAAATATAAGCATATGAAGGAGCTTGAATAA
- a CDS encoding protein kinase, putative has product MFQYFVNKLLGDLPPNFNYVIKKKIEYNGIRGGYYDIYDGVSKNNEDVSIFIYEKSNKDFHNNVKKYVNNHLNYSKKLIHPNILKVLYTFDNDKRIYIVTEKCVPLFFENIKGDPIWGIYEVISAVNFINNYNYVHCLINPLSVFVTSKGRWKLSLFDCIYEKNMNIHNIINNIQDHLFFSYGYKLINFSSVAKPVAIDAYGIAYLMVWSYQNYITESQNKEGNMFSMGIENTCFSEGKRDEYFLNGETYKEIKNKYFLNIDIMQIYKNCLPQNLWNIYEVLLQYSVKGIDINFSTILNNDNITGSYIVKTMLFLTEIHMKSRIEKNNFFCNLYENLDNINIDVKVQLILPEICKNLEVSENLEKCLQIILIISKDMNINDFEKMVYPTFLKYFLQTDRSIRYMLLECFPLIEKNLNNNNMNEIYLSYMYGFSDNNISIKNATIKNFIYVYPKLKNNIKTQALHVLLENLKDRDCCIKTNTIICIAKIANYILEDKQNILENVYKIGLCDMYVQIRAATLQAIKATYNQFDIKRFILNIMPLVVKCLIDESPEVREITFELFDFVLPLLKNSVMNIGVNNTDTKKNDDKILVENSLTNEKEANTTYHHGYKFSENNQKKYPQGVINNNFTNVYHIEQAEKNNKTSTIRTTPSNNANQIFNNNTRNENKIDIHKTEDKLKSIKEIEDEILDDFGWDLDFTEDKKNSKKINLNIDDFFDEFDLNNEENTPRFKLSSL; this is encoded by the coding sequence ATGTTTCAGTATTTTGTGAATAAATTACTTGGGGATTTACCcccaaattttaattatgtaattaaaaagaaaatagaATATAATGGAATTAGAGGAGGgtattatgatatatatgatgGTGTAAGTAAAAACAATGAAGACGttagtatttttatttatgaaaaaagtaataaggattttcataataatgttaaaaaatatgttaataatcatttaaattattcaaaaaaattaatacatcctaatattttaaaagtattatatacatttgataatgataaaagaatatatatagtaacTGAAAAGTGTGtgccattattttttgaaaatataaaaggtGATCCTATATGGGGAATATATGAAGTTATTAGTGctgttaattttattaacaattataattatgtcCATTGTTTAATAAATCCATTATCTGTTTTTGTGACTTCGAAGGGTCGATGgaaattatcattatttgattgtatatatgaaaaaaatatgaacatacataatattataaataatattcaagatcatttattttttagttatggatataaattaataaatttttccAGTGTTGCAAAACCGGTTGCAATTGATGCATATGGTATAGCTTATTTGATGGTATGGTCctatcaaaattatataacagaatcacaaaataaagaaggTAATATGTTTAGTATGGGTATTGAAAATACGTGTTTTTCGGAAGGAAAAAGggatgaatattttttaaatggtgaaacatataaagagataaaaaataaatattttttaaatatagatataatgcaaatatataaaaattgtctaCCACAAAATCTAtggaatatatatgaagtATTACTTCAATATAGTGTAAAAGGTATAGACATAAACTTTTCtacaatattaaataatgataatataactGGGAGTTATATAGTAAAGAcaatgttatttttaacagAAATTCATATGAAATCTAggattgaaaaaaataattttttttgtaacctttatgaaaatttagataatataaatattgatGTAAAGGTTCAATTAATACTACCAgaaatttgtaaaaatttagaAGTATCtgaaaatttagaaaaatgtttacaaattatattaataatttctaaagatatgaatataaatgattttgaaaaaatggtatatccaacttttttaaaatattttttacaaacaGATAGATCTATTAGATATATGTTATTAGAATGTTTTCCACTTATTGAAaagaatttaaataataataatatgaatgaaatatatttatcatatatgtATGGATTTtctgataataatatatcaataaaaaatgcaactatcaaaaattttatttatgtatatccaaaattaaaaaataatataaaaacacaAGCCTTACATGTATTattagaaaatttaaaggATAGAGATTGTTgtattaaaacaaatactattatatgtattgcAAAAATAgctaattatatattagaggataaacaaaatatattagaaaatgtttataaaataggTTTATGTGATATGTATGTACAAATACGAGCAGCGACACTACAAGCTATAAAAGCTACTTACAATCAGTTTGATATAAAacgatttattttaaatataatgccATTAGTAGTTAAATGTTTAATTGATGAATCTCCTGAAGTTCGTGAAATTacatttgaattatttgattttgtTCTTCCTTTGTTAAAAAACTCTGTAATGAATATTGGAGTTAACAATACAGACACAAAAAAgaatgatgataaaattttgGTTGAAAATTCTTTGACGAATGAAAAAGAGGCTAACACTACTTATCATCATggatataaattttctgaaaataatcaaaaaaaatatccacAAGgtgttataaataataattttaccAATGTATATCATATTGAGCAGgcagaaaaaaacaataagaCAAGCACGATTCGGACAACTCCAAGCAACAATGCTAATCAAATTTTTAACAACAACACAAGGaatgaaaacaaaatagatatacataaaacagaggataaattaaaaagtataaaggAGATAGAGGATGAGATTTTAGATGATTTTGGATGGGATTTAGATTTTACAGaggataaaaaaaattcaaaaaaaatcaacttaaatattgatgatttttttgatgAGTTTGATCttaataatgaagaaaatactCCAAGATTCAAATTGAGTTCCTTATAA
- a CDS encoding actin-depolymerizing factor 1, putative, which translates to MISGIRVNDNCVSEFNNMKIRKTCRWIIFVIENCEIIIHSKGETTSLKELVDSIDKNNSIQCAYVVFDAVNKIHFFMYARETSNSRDRMTYASSKQALLKKIEGVNVFTSVVENAQDVADYK; encoded by the exons atgaTAAGTGGGATTCGTGTAAATGACAATTGTGTTTCcgaatttaataatatgaaaattcgCAAAACATGCAGGTGgattatatttgttatagaaaattgtgaaattattattcacTCCAAGGGAGAAACTACATCATTAAAAGAGCTTGTTGACTctatagataaaaataatagcatTCAATGTGCATATGTTGTGTTTGATGCAG TAAACAAAATCCACTTCTTCATGTATGCAAGGGAAACCTCAAACTCTCGAGACAGGATGACTTACGCATCCAGCAAACAAGccttgttaaaaaaaatcgaaggAGTTAACGTTTTTACTTCCGTTGTCGAAAATGCTCAAGACGTTGCTGATTATAAATAA
- a CDS encoding 60S ribosomal protein L31, putative — protein sequence MVKAVKKQKKTLKPSTKVITINLSKLTHDVCYKRKAPRAIKEIKNIAGKLMHTKDVRLDVKLNKFIWSKGIRNPPKRVRVKIERVRNEDEDSKERMYTLVQHVMVDSFKGLVNECETNE from the exons ATGGTTAAag ctgtaaaaaaacaaaagaaaacTTTAAAACCATCAACCAAGGTTATTACTATCAACTTGAGCAAGTTGACTCATGACGTATGTTACAAAAGAAAAGCTCCAAGAGCTATTAAGGAAATCAAAAACATAGCAGGAAAATTAATGCACACAAAG GATGTACGATTGGatgtaaaattaaataaatttatatggtCGAAGGGTATCCGAAACCCACCTAAAAGAGTCAGAGTTAAAATCGAACGTGTAAGAAATGAAGATGAAGACTCTAAAGAAAGAATGTATACCCTTGTTCAACATGTCATGGTTGATTCCTTCAAAGGATTAGTTAACGAATGCGAAACAAacgaataa